From the genome of Ralstonia pickettii, one region includes:
- the egtD gene encoding L-histidine N(alpha)-methyltransferase: MQATKPSADAYARRALARLIQPQPTVDAVGAGLTFYQLFTEDDAALRAEAEAGLLAPAASISPKFFYDALGSRLFEAITDLPEYYPTRTEAAIFTLHAAEIALRVGRGATLIDLGAGNCEKAARLFRTLAPSRYVAIDISAEFLRDTLRGLARQHPQLPMVGIGADLCAPLVLPDAVGDGRRVWFYPGSSLGNFTPEEAGAFLSRLHEASAPGDSVLIGIDLIKDAQRLEAAYDDPLGVTAAFNLNVLRNLNRLLGTNFDVRDWRHVALYRAEAHRVEMHLEARRDVTVRWGKHARAFAAGERMHTENSVKYDLPSLQTMFADAGFEDLHAWTDASGDFAVCHASVAR; encoded by the coding sequence ATGCAGGCCACCAAGCCGTCCGCCGATGCCTATGCCCGCCGCGCGCTGGCTCGACTGATCCAGCCGCAGCCCACGGTCGACGCCGTTGGCGCAGGCTTGACCTTCTACCAACTCTTTACGGAAGACGACGCTGCGCTGCGCGCCGAGGCAGAAGCCGGCCTGCTGGCACCCGCGGCCAGCATCAGCCCGAAGTTTTTCTACGATGCCCTCGGTTCGCGTCTGTTCGAGGCGATTACCGATCTACCCGAGTACTACCCGACGCGCACCGAAGCCGCCATTTTCACCTTGCATGCGGCTGAGATCGCACTGCGCGTGGGACGTGGCGCCACGTTAATCGACCTGGGCGCCGGCAACTGCGAGAAGGCCGCACGTCTGTTCCGCACGCTGGCGCCGTCGCGGTATGTGGCGATCGATATCTCGGCGGAGTTTCTGCGCGACACGCTGCGCGGGCTTGCACGTCAGCATCCGCAATTGCCGATGGTCGGCATTGGCGCCGATCTGTGTGCGCCGCTGGTGCTGCCCGATGCCGTCGGCGACGGACGCCGCGTGTGGTTTTACCCCGGTTCGAGCCTGGGCAACTTCACGCCGGAAGAAGCGGGCGCATTTCTGTCGCGCTTGCACGAAGCTTCGGCCCCCGGCGACAGTGTTCTGATCGGCATCGACCTCATCAAAGACGCCCAACGGCTGGAAGCCGCTTACGATGATCCGCTCGGTGTGACGGCAGCTTTCAACCTGAACGTGCTGCGCAATCTGAATCGCCTTCTGGGTACGAATTTCGACGTGCGGGATTGGCGCCATGTTGCGCTGTACCGCGCAGAGGCGCACCGCGTTGAGATGCATCTCGAAGCGCGTCGCGATGTCACGGTGCGGTGGGGCAAGCACGCGCGGGCCTTCGCGGCGGGTGAACGCATGCACACCGAGAACTCGGTCAAGTACGACCTGCCCAGCCTGCAAACGATGTTTGCCGATGCCGGCTTCGAAGACCTGCATGCCTGGACCGACGCCAGCGGCGACTTTGCCGTCTGCCACGCGAGCGTGGCCCGGTAG
- a CDS encoding ergothioneine biosynthesis protein EgtB, with amino-acid sequence MAEFFMLPDPTFIGSLPDWTDGRRLPRQGIAHSLVDARNRTLALLSAFGDTQRGWQIERVEHHAPPLWTLGQLAWFAEFWCLREPRRNGSDTIEDGAGTEWELARWQATQPAALDGADTFFDMDRMPPEACWELTLPGIATIKQYAHDVLDRVLRKLATLGTDDDAALEPFRWAVFHEDLRAEHLHGLLQILRLQPAGQPPLAAVAVPATQTLSLPGGRFQMGWPDADGFFFDNECPPYPTYVPAFEIDAQPVTNGQYLEFIEDRGYDHPQWWSPAGMEWLMMQERSAPLGWQRDPATRTWQALRYGQARTINRDEAVRHVSLYEAQAWCRWAGRRLPTEDEWEMAAVQGRAGFHWGQVWEWTSSPFEPYPDFVPGMPRGRVASLSAPHFQTMQAVRGAAAHTPQRARHPRFRGFLLPERDDIFVGFRTCAL; translated from the coding sequence ATGGCTGAATTCTTCATGCTCCCTGATCCGACGTTCATCGGATCGCTTCCCGACTGGACCGACGGCCGTCGCCTGCCGCGTCAGGGCATTGCGCACAGCCTGGTCGACGCGCGCAATCGCACGCTGGCTTTGTTGTCGGCGTTCGGCGATACGCAGCGCGGCTGGCAGATTGAACGCGTCGAGCATCACGCCCCGCCGCTCTGGACCCTGGGGCAACTGGCCTGGTTCGCCGAGTTCTGGTGCCTGCGCGAACCGCGTCGCAATGGCAGCGACACCATCGAAGACGGCGCGGGTACCGAATGGGAATTGGCCCGTTGGCAGGCGACGCAACCTGCCGCCCTTGACGGTGCCGATACGTTTTTCGACATGGATCGCATGCCGCCGGAGGCGTGCTGGGAGCTGACGCTGCCCGGCATTGCAACGATCAAGCAGTACGCTCATGACGTGCTCGACCGCGTGCTGCGCAAGCTCGCCACGCTCGGCACCGACGACGATGCGGCACTTGAACCGTTCCGCTGGGCGGTATTCCACGAAGACCTGCGCGCCGAACATCTGCACGGCCTGCTGCAGATATTGCGCCTGCAACCCGCTGGACAGCCGCCGCTGGCCGCTGTGGCCGTGCCGGCGACGCAGACCTTGTCGTTGCCGGGTGGTCGCTTCCAGATGGGCTGGCCCGACGCCGATGGCTTCTTCTTCGACAACGAATGTCCGCCGTACCCCACCTATGTGCCCGCGTTCGAAATCGATGCCCAGCCCGTCACGAATGGCCAATACCTCGAGTTCATCGAGGACCGTGGTTACGACCATCCACAGTGGTGGTCGCCGGCCGGCATGGAGTGGCTGATGATGCAGGAGCGTTCTGCGCCCTTGGGCTGGCAGCGCGATCCTGCCACCCGTACCTGGCAGGCGCTGCGCTATGGTCAGGCGCGCACGATCAACAGAGATGAAGCCGTGCGCCATGTGAGCCTGTACGAAGCCCAGGCGTGGTGCCGCTGGGCTGGCCGCCGCCTACCGACGGAAGACGAATGGGAAATGGCCGCGGTGCAGGGTCGCGCCGGCTTCCATTGGGGGCAGGTGTGGGAGTGGACGTCGTCGCCGTTCGAGCCGTACCCGGATTTTGTGCCGGGCATGCCGCGCGGCCGTGTGGCGAGCCTGTCGGCGCCGCACTTCCAAACGATGCAGGCAGTGCGGGGTGCGGCCGCACATACGCCACAGCGCGCGCGCCATCCGCGTTTTCGGGGCTTCCTGCTGCCGGAGCGCGACGACATCTTTGTCGGCTTCCGAACCTGTGCGCTTTGA
- a CDS encoding DEAD/DEAH box helicase — MTQPQDGSGAIAHAETINTNTENLIAEAATRASAFAALGLDDRIVRALGEVNYTTPTPVQAQAIPACLSGRDLLVTSQTGSGKTAAFILPAIQRISEQPEPQRPRMDGPPQRMKGRRPRPAPAKPSLLVLTPTRELALQVTTATAQYGRHLRRIVCASILGGMPYPKQLDMLARMPDIIIATPGRLLDHIDSGRIDLSALDMLVFDEADRMLDMGFSDDIEAIVGATPATRQMLMFSATMDRRIEQLAERMMREPQRIEIAAAKVDQSNIEERLHFTDDMSHKQQLLDHLLRDASLKQAIVFTATKRDADSLAERLTEHGFSAGALHGDMHQGARNRTLTALRRGQLRVLVATDVAARGIDVPDITHVVNFDLPKQAEDYVHRIGRTGRAGRSGIAINLVNHNDTFQWRRIERFVDRRIDASVVEGLEPKRSPKPRTGGPRAGGDRGGYRGNGGNGGGYRGQREGYGARQGGNGGNSEGRFQRSFGGDREGFAPRRDDHNGNGGGYQGGQREWNRDDRAPRQSYGQGQQNRGDWQQRPARTQGTQDGNRGYGNSNGGNGGGYGNRDGNRESYGNREGAPRRFGDNNGGSRFGDAGNGAQRRSYGNRDGNRDSYGSKGRSRDFDR, encoded by the coding sequence ATGACGCAGCCTCAAGACGGCAGCGGCGCCATTGCGCACGCTGAAACCATCAATACCAATACCGAAAACCTTATCGCCGAAGCCGCGACCCGTGCCAGCGCCTTTGCTGCGCTGGGCCTGGACGACCGCATCGTCCGCGCGCTGGGCGAAGTGAACTACACCACACCCACGCCGGTGCAGGCGCAAGCCATTCCGGCCTGCCTGTCGGGCCGCGACCTGCTGGTCACGAGCCAGACCGGCTCGGGCAAGACCGCCGCGTTCATCCTGCCGGCCATCCAGCGCATCAGCGAGCAGCCTGAGCCGCAGCGTCCGCGCATGGACGGCCCGCCGCAACGCATGAAGGGCCGTCGCCCTCGCCCGGCGCCGGCCAAGCCGTCGCTGCTGGTGCTGACGCCCACGCGTGAACTGGCCCTGCAAGTGACCACCGCCACCGCACAATACGGCCGCCATCTGCGCCGTATCGTCTGCGCGAGCATCCTGGGCGGCATGCCCTACCCGAAGCAGCTCGACATGCTGGCACGCATGCCGGACATCATCATCGCCACGCCGGGCCGCCTGCTCGACCACATCGACTCGGGCCGCATCGACCTGTCGGCACTCGACATGCTCGTCTTTGACGAAGCGGACCGCATGCTGGACATGGGCTTCTCGGATGACATCGAAGCCATCGTCGGCGCAACGCCGGCCACGCGCCAGATGCTGATGTTCTCGGCCACCATGGACCGCCGCATCGAGCAACTGGCCGAGCGCATGATGCGCGAGCCGCAGCGCATCGAAATCGCCGCTGCCAAGGTCGACCAGAGCAACATCGAAGAGCGCCTGCACTTCACCGACGACATGTCGCACAAGCAGCAGCTGCTGGATCACCTGCTGCGCGATGCATCGCTCAAGCAAGCCATCGTCTTCACGGCGACCAAGCGTGATGCCGATTCGCTGGCCGAACGCCTGACCGAGCACGGCTTCTCCGCCGGCGCCTTGCATGGCGACATGCACCAGGGCGCGCGCAACCGCACGCTGACGGCACTGCGCCGCGGCCAGTTGCGCGTGCTGGTGGCCACCGACGTGGCAGCGCGCGGGATCGACGTGCCGGACATCACGCACGTGGTCAACTTCGACCTGCCCAAGCAAGCGGAAGACTACGTGCACCGCATCGGCCGTACGGGCCGTGCCGGCCGCAGCGGTATCGCCATCAACCTGGTGAACCACAACGACACGTTCCAATGGCGTCGCATCGAGCGCTTCGTTGATCGCCGCATCGACGCCTCCGTGGTGGAAGGCCTGGAGCCGAAGCGTTCGCCCAAACCGCGTACCGGCGGCCCGCGTGCCGGCGGCGACCGTGGCGGCTACCGTGGAAACGGTGGCAATGGTGGCGGTTATCGTGGCCAGCGCGAAGGCTACGGTGCACGCCAAGGTGGCAATGGCGGCAACAGCGAAGGCCGCTTCCAGCGCAGCTTCGGCGGCGACCGCGAAGGCTTTGCTCCGCGCCGCGACGATCACAACGGTAACGGCGGCGGCTACCAAGGTGGCCAACGCGAATGGAACCGCGACGACCGCGCTCCGCGTCAGTCGTACGGCCAAGGCCAGCAAAACCGTGGTGACTGGCAACAGCGCCCCGCGCGTACCCAAGGCACGCAAGACGGCAACCGTGGCTACGGCAACAGCAATGGCGGCAACGGTGGCGGTTATGGCAATCGTGACGGCAACCGTGAGAGCTACGGCAACCGTGAAGGCGCCCCGCGTCGCTTTGGCGACAACAATGGCGGCAGCCGCTTCGGCGACGCTGGCAACGGCGCGCAGCGTCGCAGCTATGGCAATCGCGACGGCAACCGCGACAGCTACGGCAGCAAGGGCCGCTCGCGCGACTTCGATCGTTGA
- a CDS encoding amino acid ABC transporter substrate-binding protein, translating to MPFFTRALPAAALLFASLSSFVPGSAQASSTHVLDRIRDTGAIRVAYRESSVPFSFYDADKKPIGYAMDLCLRVVDKLRTDLKRPDLKVQYVMVTPSTRMPAIIEGKADLECGSTTNNRERREKVAFTIPHYIAGIRMLVKTSSGIRKWDDLRGKTVVTTKGTTSVAELRKMNDVRVLNMTFLEAKDHAESFAMVETGKADAFAMDDVLLYGFRANTKTPSDYAVVGDMLTVEPYAIMLSKDDPEFKRLVDRAMTNIILDYDAEKLYKKWFQQPIPPHNAKLDIPMSFLLRDSFKYPSDKVAD from the coding sequence ATGCCGTTCTTCACGCGCGCGCTGCCCGCTGCAGCGCTGCTCTTCGCTTCGCTCTCCAGTTTTGTTCCGGGCAGTGCCCAAGCCTCGTCGACGCACGTACTTGACCGCATCCGCGATACCGGCGCCATCCGCGTCGCCTATCGCGAAAGCTCCGTGCCATTCTCGTTCTACGACGCCGACAAAAAGCCCATCGGCTATGCCATGGACCTGTGCCTGCGCGTGGTCGACAAGCTGCGCACTGATCTCAAGCGGCCGGACCTGAAAGTCCAATATGTGATGGTCACGCCTTCCACCCGGATGCCGGCCATCATCGAAGGCAAAGCGGATCTCGAATGTGGTTCGACCACGAACAACCGCGAGCGCCGGGAGAAAGTGGCCTTCACGATCCCGCACTACATCGCGGGCATCCGCATGCTCGTCAAGACTTCGTCGGGCATCCGCAAGTGGGACGACCTGCGCGGCAAGACCGTCGTCACCACAAAGGGGACCACCAGCGTGGCTGAACTGCGCAAGATGAACGATGTGCGCGTCCTGAACATGACGTTCCTGGAAGCCAAGGACCACGCTGAATCTTTTGCGATGGTCGAAACCGGCAAGGCGGACGCCTTTGCCATGGACGACGTGCTGCTCTACGGCTTCCGAGCAAATACCAAGACGCCAAGCGACTATGCCGTGGTCGGCGACATGCTGACGGTTGAACCCTACGCGATCATGCTGAGCAAGGACGATCCCGAGTTCAAACGCCTCGTGGATCGCGCGATGACCAACATCATCCTCGACTACGACGCCGAGAAGCTCTACAAGAAGTGGTTCCAGCAGCCGATTCCGCCGCACAATGCCAAGCTGGATATCCCGATGAGCTTTTTGCTGCGCGACTCTTTCAAATATCCGAGCGACAAGGTCGCTGATTAA
- a CDS encoding DNA topoisomerase IV subunit B, producing the protein MSKTSQYSESSIKVLKGLEPVKQRPGMYTRTDNPLHIVQEVIDNSADEALGGYGKLIAVTLHKDGSVSVEDDARGIPVGIHPEEGVPVVEIVYTRLHAGGKFDKGRGGAYAFSGGLHGVGVSVTNALSTRLEVTVWRDGNVSTLAFSGGDVIEPLTTRKAERGEKKSGTRVRAWPDAKYFDSDNIPLAELQRLLRSKAVLLPGVKVTLTLEKTGETLEWQYDQGLRGYLVESLAQGSGAEPVIPLFEGEHFADPDKPGEEGFAFGEGASWVVAWTEEGSPVRESYVNLIPTPAGGTHESGLREGLFQAVKSFVEMHALLPKGVKLMSEDVFARASFVLSAKVLDPQFQGQIKERLNSRDAVRLVSTFSRPALELWLNQHVDHGKKLAELVIKQAQARTRAAQKVEKKKGSGVAVLPGKLTDCESDDVTRNELFLVEGDSAGGSAKMGRDKEFQAILPLRGKVLNTWETERDRLFANNEVHDIAVAIGVDPHGPNDTVDLSGLRYGKICILSDADVDGAHIQVLLLTLFFKHFPQLIDRGHVCVARPPLYRVDAPARGKKPAQKLYALDDGELEAIEDKLRKDGVKEGAWQISRFKGLGEMSAEQLWETTMNPDTRRLLPVALGELGQDQTINMMNMLMGKGEAGARRTWLEARGNEVEADI; encoded by the coding sequence ATGAGCAAAACCTCCCAATACAGCGAATCGTCGATCAAGGTCCTCAAGGGCCTCGAACCGGTCAAGCAACGGCCGGGCATGTACACGCGCACCGACAATCCCCTGCACATCGTGCAGGAAGTCATCGACAACTCCGCTGACGAGGCGTTGGGCGGCTACGGCAAGCTGATTGCCGTGACGCTGCACAAGGACGGCAGCGTGAGCGTGGAAGACGATGCGCGCGGCATTCCCGTCGGCATCCACCCCGAAGAGGGCGTGCCGGTGGTCGAGATCGTCTACACGCGTCTGCACGCCGGCGGCAAGTTCGACAAGGGCCGAGGCGGCGCATATGCGTTCTCCGGCGGCCTGCACGGCGTTGGCGTGTCGGTCACGAACGCGCTGTCGACGCGGTTGGAAGTGACGGTCTGGCGTGACGGCAATGTGTCGACGCTCGCATTCTCGGGCGGCGACGTGATTGAACCGCTGACCACCCGCAAGGCCGAACGCGGCGAGAAGAAGAGCGGCACACGCGTGCGTGCGTGGCCGGACGCCAAGTATTTCGATTCCGACAACATCCCGCTTGCCGAGCTGCAACGCTTGCTGCGCAGCAAGGCCGTGCTGCTGCCGGGCGTGAAGGTCACCCTTACGTTGGAAAAAACCGGCGAGACGCTCGAATGGCAATACGACCAGGGCCTGCGCGGCTATCTGGTCGAATCGCTTGCGCAGGGCAGCGGCGCCGAGCCGGTGATCCCGCTGTTCGAAGGCGAACACTTTGCCGACCCAGACAAGCCCGGCGAAGAAGGTTTTGCCTTCGGCGAAGGCGCCTCGTGGGTGGTGGCCTGGACAGAAGAAGGCTCCCCGGTGCGCGAGTCATACGTGAACCTGATCCCGACGCCTGCTGGCGGCACGCATGAATCCGGTTTGCGCGAAGGGTTGTTCCAGGCTGTGAAGAGCTTTGTCGAGATGCATGCGCTGCTGCCCAAGGGCGTCAAGCTAATGTCCGAAGACGTCTTTGCGCGTGCTTCGTTCGTGCTCTCGGCCAAGGTGCTCGACCCGCAGTTTCAAGGCCAGATCAAGGAACGCCTGAACAGCCGCGATGCGGTGCGGCTGGTGTCCACCTTCAGCCGCCCGGCGCTGGAGCTGTGGCTGAACCAGCACGTCGACCACGGCAAGAAACTGGCCGAACTCGTCATCAAGCAGGCGCAGGCGCGTACACGTGCCGCGCAGAAGGTCGAGAAGAAGAAGGGCTCCGGCGTGGCCGTGTTGCCCGGCAAGCTGACCGATTGCGAATCCGACGACGTCACCCGCAACGAACTCTTTCTGGTGGAAGGCGACTCCGCCGGTGGCTCGGCCAAGATGGGCCGCGACAAGGAATTCCAGGCCATCCTGCCGTTGCGCGGCAAGGTGCTGAACACCTGGGAGACCGAGCGCGACCGCCTGTTCGCCAACAACGAAGTGCACGACATTGCTGTCGCCATCGGTGTGGACCCGCACGGTCCGAACGATACGGTCGACCTGTCGGGCCTGCGCTACGGCAAGATCTGCATCCTGTCCGATGCTGACGTGGACGGGGCGCACATCCAGGTGCTGCTGCTCACGTTGTTCTTCAAGCACTTTCCGCAACTGATCGATCGGGGGCACGTGTGCGTGGCCCGTCCGCCGCTGTATCGTGTCGATGCCCCGGCCCGCGGCAAGAAGCCTGCGCAGAAGCTCTACGCGCTGGACGATGGCGAGTTGGAGGCCATTGAAGACAAGCTGCGTAAGGACGGCGTGAAAGAAGGCGCCTGGCAGATCTCCCGCTTCAAGGGCCTGGGCGAAATGAGCGCCGAGCAGCTCTGGGAAACCACCATGAACCCCGACACGCGCCGTCTGCTGCCCGTGGCGCTGGGCGAACTGGGCCAAGACCAGACCATCAACATGATGAACATGCTGATGGGCAAGGGCGAAGCCGGCGCGCGCCGCACGTGGCTGGAAGCGCGCGGCAACGAAGTCGAAGCCGATATCTGA
- a CDS encoding lytic transglycosylase domain-containing protein, whose protein sequence is MKLFVRFAFALTALALLASQPVRADVYGYIDENGLAHFAAERLDDRYVLFMKGAAVAGKGDDKAKDDSAIALPATELPDADAYLNASKRDALDNAAGMRQRLVRAVLQHPNVPTVEPLIRQAATKHGIDPALVKAVIAAESGFNPQAVSPKGAIGLMQVIPDTGARYGVTGDARRTAAQKLADPKTNITTGVRYLSDLLRMFSGNLELVLAAYNAGEGAVQKHGNDIPPYAETQNYVKTVLQFYRYYNPVAAVPGLMNASGNGVIATRKPGRTGRPARIELVLDPATGVATNLPQH, encoded by the coding sequence ATGAAGCTTTTCGTACGTTTCGCATTCGCATTAACGGCGCTGGCCTTGTTGGCCAGCCAGCCGGTGCGCGCGGACGTCTACGGCTACATCGATGAAAACGGTCTGGCGCACTTCGCTGCCGAACGGCTGGACGATCGCTACGTGCTGTTCATGAAGGGCGCGGCGGTGGCGGGCAAGGGCGACGACAAGGCCAAGGACGATAGCGCCATCGCCCTGCCGGCAACTGAGCTGCCCGATGCCGATGCCTATCTCAACGCCAGCAAGCGCGATGCACTCGACAATGCCGCCGGTATGCGCCAGCGCCTGGTGCGCGCGGTGCTGCAGCACCCGAACGTGCCGACGGTGGAACCGCTGATCCGCCAGGCCGCGACCAAGCACGGCATCGACCCCGCGTTAGTGAAGGCCGTGATTGCCGCTGAATCGGGTTTCAATCCGCAGGCCGTGTCGCCCAAGGGAGCAATCGGGCTGATGCAGGTGATTCCGGACACCGGCGCGCGCTACGGCGTGACCGGCGACGCCCGCCGCACGGCCGCGCAGAAACTGGCCGACCCGAAGACCAACATCACCACCGGCGTGCGTTACCTGAGCGATCTGCTGCGCATGTTCTCAGGCAACCTTGAGCTTGTGCTGGCCGCCTACAACGCGGGCGAAGGCGCGGTGCAGAAGCACGGCAACGACATTCCGCCCTACGCCGAGACACAGAACTACGTAAAGACGGTGCTGCAGTTCTATCGCTACTACAACCCGGTCGCCGCCGTGCCCGGGTTGATGAACGCGAGCGGCAACGGCGTCATCGCCACACGCAAGCCAGGCCGCACGGGCCGGCCCGCACGCATCGAACTCGTATTGGACCCCGCCACCGGCGTGGCCACGAACCTCCCCCAACATTGA
- the parC gene encoding DNA topoisomerase IV subunit A → MEQQDILFDPSEPAEALTLGAYAERAYLDYAISVVKGRALPEVADGQKPVQRRILFAMHEMGLRSDAKPVKSARVVGDVLGKFHPHGDQSAYDALVRLAQDFSLRYPLIDGQGNFGSRDGDGAAAMRYTEARLTPISRLLLEELDQGTVDFIPNYDGSMEEPKLLPARLPFVLLNGASGIAVGMATEIPSHNLREVAAATVALIRDDKLTSTDLMQYMPGPDFPGGGQIISSAADIAQVYESGRGSLKVRARWKIEELARGQWQLVVNELPPNTSSQKVLEEIEELTNPKVRTGKKSLSPDQLTMKQTMLGLLDAVRDESGKDAPVRLVFEPKSKNIDQQEFANALLAHTSLESGAAINLVMIGTDGRPRQKGLAEILREWITYRFATVTRRTRHRLGKVEDRIHILEGRQLVLLRIEDVIRIIRESEEPKAALIQVFNLSDRQAEDILEIRLRQLARLEAIKIEQELKNLREEQGELDVLLKSETMMRRRIIKEIETDAKQYGDDRRTLIQEERRAAAEVKIVDEPVTVIVSQKGWVRTRQGHGHDATQFTFKAGDTLYDTFECRTTDALLIFGTRDDKGTGRVYSVAVANLPGGRGDGVPLTTLIELAPGTHIAHTFAGHAEQSLVISTRGGNGFLAKVGDMVGRQKAGKAFLTLDEGDQPNKPAPVPADAYGVACLSEGGRLLLFQISELKTLASGGRGVILMELEKNEALLQAVAFGAAGFVLSGTGPRGGKAVEQTMTTRAQEPYAGKRARKGKTLEPKLRDPKLSLPKPAPDAA, encoded by the coding sequence ATGGAACAACAAGACATCCTCTTCGACCCCAGCGAGCCGGCCGAAGCGCTCACGCTTGGCGCCTATGCCGAGCGTGCCTACCTCGACTACGCCATCAGCGTGGTCAAGGGCCGTGCGCTGCCCGAAGTGGCCGATGGCCAGAAGCCGGTGCAGCGCCGCATCCTGTTCGCGATGCACGAGATGGGCCTGCGCTCCGATGCCAAGCCCGTCAAATCGGCGCGCGTGGTCGGCGACGTGCTCGGCAAATTCCACCCGCATGGCGATCAATCCGCCTACGACGCACTGGTGCGCCTGGCGCAGGATTTCTCGCTGCGTTACCCGCTGATCGACGGGCAGGGCAACTTCGGCTCGCGCGACGGCGACGGTGCGGCGGCGATGCGCTATACCGAAGCGCGCCTCACGCCCATTTCGCGTCTGCTGCTCGAAGAGCTGGACCAGGGCACCGTCGATTTCATCCCGAACTACGACGGCTCGATGGAAGAGCCAAAGCTGCTGCCGGCGCGCTTGCCGTTCGTGCTGCTCAACGGCGCATCGGGCATTGCGGTCGGGATGGCCACGGAGATCCCGTCGCACAATTTGCGCGAAGTGGCGGCCGCCACCGTGGCGCTCATCCGCGACGACAAGCTCACCAGCACCGACCTGATGCAGTACATGCCGGGCCCGGACTTCCCGGGTGGCGGTCAGATCATTTCGTCGGCGGCGGACATTGCGCAGGTGTACGAGAGTGGTCGCGGCAGCCTGAAGGTGCGCGCGCGCTGGAAGATCGAAGAACTCGCACGCGGCCAGTGGCAACTCGTAGTGAACGAATTGCCGCCCAACACCTCGTCGCAGAAGGTGTTGGAAGAAATTGAAGAGCTGACGAACCCGAAGGTGCGCACGGGCAAGAAGTCGCTGTCGCCGGATCAGCTCACCATGAAGCAGACCATGCTGGGTCTGCTCGATGCCGTGCGCGACGAGTCGGGCAAGGACGCGCCGGTGCGCCTTGTGTTCGAACCCAAGAGCAAGAACATCGATCAGCAGGAATTTGCCAACGCGCTGCTCGCCCATACGTCGCTGGAGTCGGGCGCGGCCATCAACCTGGTGATGATCGGCACGGACGGGCGGCCTCGGCAGAAGGGCCTGGCCGAGATCCTGCGCGAGTGGATCACGTACCGCTTCGCCACGGTCACGCGCCGCACGCGCCATCGTCTGGGCAAGGTGGAAGACCGCATCCACATCCTCGAAGGCCGGCAACTGGTACTGCTGCGCATCGAGGACGTGATCCGCATCATCCGTGAGAGCGAGGAACCCAAGGCTGCGCTGATCCAGGTCTTCAACCTGAGCGACCGCCAGGCCGAAGACATTCTGGAAATCCGCCTGCGTCAGCTTGCTCGCCTGGAAGCGATCAAGATCGAGCAGGAGCTGAAGAACCTGCGCGAAGAGCAGGGCGAGCTGGACGTGCTGCTGAAGTCCGAGACCATGATGCGCCGTCGCATCATCAAGGAGATCGAGACCGACGCGAAGCAATACGGCGACGACCGCCGCACTCTCATCCAGGAAGAGCGCCGTGCCGCCGCCGAGGTGAAGATCGTCGATGAACCCGTCACGGTGATTGTTTCGCAGAAGGGCTGGGTACGCACGCGCCAGGGCCATGGCCACGACGCCACGCAATTCACCTTCAAGGCAGGCGACACGCTGTACGACACGTTTGAATGCCGGACCACCGATGCGCTGTTGATCTTCGGCACGCGCGACGACAAGGGCACGGGCCGGGTCTATTCCGTGGCCGTGGCCAACCTGCCGGGCGGCCGTGGCGATGGCGTGCCGCTGACGACGCTGATCGAACTCGCGCCGGGCACGCATATCGCCCACACGTTCGCGGGTCACGCCGAACAGAGTCTGGTGATTTCCACGCGCGGCGGCAACGGCTTCCTGGCCAAGGTGGGTGACATGGTCGGCCGCCAGAAGGCTGGCAAGGCGTTCCTGACGCTGGATGAGGGCGATCAGCCCAACAAGCCGGCGCCGGTGCCGGCTGACGCCTATGGCGTGGCCTGCCTGTCCGAAGGCGGCCGCTTGCTGTTGTTCCAGATCAGCGAGTTGAAGACGCTCGCAAGCGGCGGCCGTGGCGTGATCCTGATGGAGCTGGAGAAGAACGAAGCGCTGCTCCAGGCGGTGGCCTTTGGTGCAGCGGGCTTTGTGCTCTCGGGCACCGGCCCACGCGGCGGCAAGGCGGTCGAGCAGACCATGACGACCCGCGCGCAGGAGCCGTACGCCGGCAAGCGCGCGCGCAAGGGTAAGACGCTCGAGCCCAAGCTGCGCGATCCGAAGCTCTCGTTGCCCAAGCCCGCCCCGGACGCCGCCTGA